The genomic window ATGTGGTATCCGGCAGTTGGTGTGCTTTCCGGGTGAGACGAAACCGACCACGATGCCCCGTATGTGCTGGGCAAATGAAGAAAAACGGCACCACATCCAAAGGAACAACACGATGGCGGTGCAAAAGCCCCAACTGCGGCAACTCAACGACACGCACCCGCACCGATCTGAGCCACACCCGCGACTTCAAAGCCTTCCACTCCTACATCACGTGCACCGCAACACTGGCTGAAGTAGCCCGCCAGCAAGGAGTAAGCAGATGGACGCTTGATCGCCGGTTTACACCGTTTTGGCTCATAGAGGTAACCAACCCCGGTGAGTCTCACCGCGTCTACGACCAGATCTTCATCGACGGCACATATACCGCTGCCGGGTGCTTGCTCGTCGCCGCAAGCTATGACCATGTCATCGCCTGGCATTGGGCAAAAAGCGAAACCGCCCACGCCTACACGCAGCTTTTAAACAAGATCGCAGAACCCTTATGCGTTGTCCTTGACGGCGGGCAAGGCGCCTACACCGCTATCAAAGCGTGCTGGCCCAATGCACAGATCCAGCGCTGTGTGGTCCATGCCCAGCGCGTTATCCGTCGCTACACCACCTCTAAACCACGCACCAGCGCAGGCCAAGCCATTTACGCGCTCGCGTTGAAGTTGACGCGGATCACCACCATGGAACAGGCCCGCGAATGGACTCTGAACTTGCACGATTTCGGGGTCGTCTATGCCAGTTTCCTCAACGAGAAAACACCGGTGCCGAAGGAACGCAGAACCCTCAACCACCGGTGGGAATGGACCCACCTGCGGGTACGCAAGGCCTACAATTCGCTGTTGCACCTCTCGCGGAAGGGGTGGTTGTTTACCTATCTGCAGCCACCACCGCACGCGCTCGAACCAGGCCGGTGGGCCGCAACTACCAACAGTCTGGAAGGCGGAGTCAACGCGCAACTCAAACGACTCGCCGACGCTCACCGCGGCAGGACAGGAGAGCGCCAACGCACAATGCTCGAGTGGTACCTCCACTCCAAAACGCAGCTGCCTGACGATCCCCTAGGAATCGCCAGGCAGTGCAATTTCGGGCAAGACCAACTCGCCAAAGTCAACAATCTTGCCGAAGAAGACCACAACAAAGCCGACCAGGAAACAGGCCGACCAGCCTTCTACGACAACGCTATCCCAACCGAATACAACCACTCCATCGGAATCAGGAAAGGACCCTTCAAATAAAAATGCGCCCGACGGCGACACGCCGACCGGACACACTTTTTGCTACTTAACCCCGAGCTGCTGGCGCTGCTCATTGCTGAGCTTCGGTGCTGCATCAACGACAGCATCGACAAAGTTGTCGAACATGTGCGGCGACGGCACACGTGCGGCATCGAGGTAGCTATCCAGGTCTTCCTGGCTGACGCGGTAGGCAGAACCGAAACGGTGAACGGCAAGTCGGCCTTCTTTGATGGCCTTACGAAGCAGAGACTCTGAGCCGAGGCCGAGTTCGTTGAGGTCTTGCAGAGAGTAGAAACGAGGTCCGATAGTCGGGGTAGCGGTGTCTTGTGCAGACATAATAAAACGCTCCTGAGCAGTGTAAACTACCCGGAGCGGGGTGCTTTTCCGGCTATATTCAGGCGGCGTGGAGAGCCGTGCATAACTCGCTAGACGCTGGTCAGTGCGTCCATTGCTTTACCAGAGCGCTAACTCTGTACCTGACCGCTTTTGTGGCCGGTAATGCCGTTACCAGCCGGTCAATCTCGTCGGAGGGGCCGTGCTTATCTCGGTCGGTGGCTACACCTTTGTCAATATCCTCGGGGTTATCCCTTGTGCGTGGCTAGCAAGACCAGAAAATATAGAAACTCACCACGGACAATCTGCTGTACATATTACAGCAGTAGTGCGGTCTGCACAATACCTTTTTGTAACTAACAATTCACAGTGCGGTACAACGCAGTCCTGCAGTCTGTGTGCGGTAACCATGCGGTGAGTGTCAACATATCCGTACCTCTAACGGCAGTGGGAGGTCTGTGTGACAAACAGGTAGCTCGCAAAACCCCGGCTGCGGACCCTCACTTCCCGGACATAGAGAAAAAGTGAAAAAATTTAATTAATGGGGGTATACCAACCTTTCGTATTTTTTCATTTTTTCAGAGGCTCAGAGTATTGAAGGGTCTGAGGGCCATTTGGTCTACCACATAGTTTTGCCGCACACGGTGCTACTTAGCCACTTACGACGCATACATTCCGCTTACACCGTATGTTTACCGCACACAGTGATAGCCTCTGCCTTCTCGTAATTGCATAGGGGGTATCGTACCCACAACCCGTGTTCATTTAAATCGGAGCTGCTTCGCAGCCTGGTCACCGCGCTGGCAGCCACGCACTCGCCCGAGGAGCTGAACCTGGTGCTTGTGGATTTTAAAGGCGGGGCGACCTTCCTGGGCTGCGAGCAGCTGCCGCACACCGCGGCGGTGATTACCAACCTGGAGGAAGAATCCGTCCTGGTCGAGCGTATGTACGACGCCATCTCCGGGGAGATGAACCGCCGCCAGGAGATCCTGCGCCAGGCCGGCAACTTCGCCAACGTCGGCGACTACAACGCCGGGCGCGACCCGGACCAGTTCCCGCCGCTTCCCGCCCTGGTCATCGTGGTGGACGAGTTCTCCGAGCTGCTGGGCCAGCACCCGGACTTCGCCGACCTCTTCGTCGCCGTTGGCCGCCTGGGCCGTTCGCTGCACGTGCACCTGCTGCTGGCCTCCCAGCGGCTGGAGGAGGGCCGCCTGCGCGGGCTGGACTCACACCTGTCCTATCGGATCGGGCTCAAGACCTTCTCCGCCGCGGAGTCCCGCCAGGTCCTAGGCGCTACCGATGCCTACCACCTGCCCGCCCAGCCGGGTGCCGGCTACCTGAAGACCAACGGCGACGCCCTCGAGCGCTTCCAGGCCACCTACGTTTCCGGGCCGCTCGCCCGCCCGGCCGAACCAGCTGAAGGGGAAAGCGTACCGTCGGCCCGGGTGTCCGTCTTCGACGGCTGGGACGCTCACATCACCGAGGACAGCGAGCCGGAGCTTGTCTGGGATGAGTCGACGACGCTGCTCAACGAGGTCGTGGCCGCCGCCCGCGCGGAGGCCAACAACCGCGGGCACAGCGCCCACCGCATCTGGCTGCCGCCGCTGCCCGCCGCGGTCGAGCTGCCCGAGATCCTGCACCGGGCTGGCCAGACCACCCACCTGCAGGCCGCGGTCGGGCTCATCGACCGTCCCTACCACCAGCGCCAGGATCCCCTGGTGGTGGACTTTTCCACCGCCGGCGGGCACGCGGCCGTCTGCGGCGGCCCACAGACGGGCAAGTCCATGGCGCTGCGCACCCTCGTCGGCTCCCTGGCCGCGACCCACGGCACCGAGGCCATCCGTTTCTACGTCATCGACTTGGGCGGCGGGGCGCTAGCAAACTTAGACCGCCTGCCGCACGTGGCGGGCGTGGCCGGCCGCGACGAGCCGGACACGGTCCGCCGCGTCGTCGACGAGGTCACCGGCCTGGTGGAGCGCCCCGAGCCCCGCCACACCTTCCTGGTCCTAGACGGCTGGCACCACGTGGGCACCGCCGGCGCGGAGTTTAACGATCTCACGGAGAAGATCACCGCCCTGGCCGCCGACGGCCCCAGCGCCCGCGTCCACCTGGTCTTGTCCACGCCGCGGTGGACCACCCTGCGCCCGTCGATTAGGGACCTCATCGCCCACCGGCTGGAGCTACGCCTGGGGGAGGCCATGGAGTCCCTGGTGGACCGCAAGGCCCAGCAGAAGCTGCCGGCCCTGCCCGGCCGCGGGCTCACCGAGACCGGGGAGATGATGCTACTGGCGCGCACCTCCAACCAGGACGTGGCGCACCTGCAGTCCCGCGGCGGCGACCCGGTGCCCCGGCTCAAGACCCTGCCCGACCAGCTGCTCCCGTCCGACCTGCCCCGGCACGCGCTGACCGCCGGGCTGGTCTGGGGAATCGGCGGCCGCGACCTGGAGCCGGTGGCCTGGGACCCGGCCACCAGCGCCCACCTGGTCTGCGTCGGCGCCAGCGGGTCCGGCAAGTCTACCTTCGTCCGGGTTATTGCCGGAGCGGTGACTGGCCTGCCCCGGAAGGACGCGCGCCTGGTGGTCATCGATCCGCGCCGGGCGCACCTGGGCGCGCTCGACGAGGACATGCTCGCCGCCTATGCCGCCACGCCCGCGGCGGCGGAGAAGGCCCTGCGCGATACTGCGGCGACTATGCGCGAACGCCTGCCGGGGCCGGATATCACCCCGGCGCGCCTGCGCGCCCGCGATTGGTGGAGCGGCCCGGAGATCTACGTGGTCATCGACGACGCAGAACTAACCAGCGAGGCCGCCCTGCACCCGCTGGTGGAGCTCATCCCGCACGCCCAGGACATCGGCCTGCACGTCATCTTCGCCCGCAAGGCCGGCGGCATCGGCCGCGCCATGTTCGGCAAGTTCTGCTCGGCGCTCAAAGACACCCAGCCCGCCGTCCTGCTCCTGGACGCCGACAAGGAGGAAGGCCCCATCTTCGGCATGAAGCCGAAGCGCCAGCCGCCCGGCCGCGGCCGCTTCCACGTCCGCGGCGAGGAACTGGGCCTGTGCCAATTCATCCACGCCGACGACCAAGAAGACGCAGCACCGCCAGCCGCCGAAGAACGAGACGAGAGCAACCAAGCAGAAAGCAAGCGAAAGGACACCCCATGACGACCGCCGCACCCGCTTTGTTGACCATCACCATCCTGGACACCGCCACCATTTTCGAGGGCCCGGAAACCGTGTACCGCTACGACCTGCCCGGCACCGGGATAGTCGAGGGCTGGGCCCTGGACGGCGCGCTCGAGCAGGCGGAGAAGATCCTGGGCGCGCACTGGCCGGAAGCCTCCATCAAGGTCTGCGCGGATTCCAGCGCGACTGCGGTCTCGGCGGAAGCCGTGAGCATCATTACCCGGCAGCTCGAAGGCCGGGAGGTGCCGGTGGTGGACACTAATGAGCACGCGGTCTCCCATCCGGCAACCGAGGTCTTCGCCCCGCTCGCACCGGCTGCCGATGCCACCCTTACTGGCGGCTCACACCAGGACGCGCCGCGCGCCGAGCCGCTGCGGCCGAAAGCCGACGATTCCGCGAAGAGTGGGTGGTTCCAGCCCTTCTACGCGCTGCTGGCCGTGGTGGTGCTGATCGTGGCCGGCGTGGCCTGGTTCGTGGTCGGCCGCGGCGGCGATGCGAACGAGGAGAGCGCGGGCGGTGGGGCAACCGATAACGCGGTGGCGGCCGCCCCAGCCGGTCAGGACGCGGGCCCACCGGCGCCCGGGGAGGCGGGCAGCGACGGGCCGGCAAACGAGCCGCCGCCGGCACCGGAGCAGTTAAACGCGGCGGGCCTGTCGGTGCAGCTGCCGCAGGGCTTTCACGCCGAGGAATCCGCCGAGGGCGATGGGCTGGTCACGGCCACGGGGCCGGATCCGGACCTGCGGGTGCTCTTCGCCGCGGATCCGCTCTATTCGGTGCCCGCGGACTACTTGCTGGAACAAATCCAGGAAGAAATCGCCGACGACGACGCCCTGTCTCACCCGCAGGAGCACGACGGCCGGCTGACCTACGTGGAAAAGCCCGGGGACGACTCGCACGTGGTCTGGGCGACGTGGGTGGACGGCGATCACCAGCTGTCCGTGGGCTGTCACACCCGCGAGCTGCCCAGCGTCGCGCAGAAGGCGGCCTGCCGCATGGCCGAAGAATCCCTGGTCCGGGAGGGCTAGAACTTTTTTAAAAACACCGGGAACCGATCGCGCGGCAGGGCAGTCCAATAAAGATGAGGAAGGCACCGCGTCGGAAAGAACGTGGCGGCGGGGGACTTCCTCCACCAGTCTGAAAAGCAACCGCGACACACACATTCCGTGACACCACACTGTCAACCCGTTCGAGGAGGGGCGAACACTATGCACACTACGTTCAAGACCGAAGCCGAGGTCATGCAGGCCACGGCCGGGCATGTCGATTCGACCAATGAGGAAATCCAGGGCGAGCTGTCCCGCCTGCACAACGTCGTGGAGGGCGCCCGCGCGAGCTGGGAGGGCCGCGCGCAGCTGTCCTTCGACAACCTCATGCAGCGCTACAACGCCTCCGCCCAGCAGCTGCGTGAGGCCCTGTCCGCCATCTCGGACAACATCCGCAGCAACGCCCGCAACTTCGACGACGTCGAGGCCCAGAACGCGCAGGTCCTCAACAACGTCGGCGGCGCCGGCCTAGCCCTGTAGCCGCCCGGCACAACACCCACCGCGCGAGCGCACACAAGATAAACACCAGGAAGGAAAAATTCCCGCATGACCGCTATCAAGTACGAATTCGGCGCCATCGAGGCCGCCGCTGCCGATATCAACTCCACCTCGGCCCGCATCAACGGCCTGCTGGATGAGCTCAAGTCCATCATCGAGCCCATGGCCGCTACCTGGGAGGGCGAGTCCGCAGCCGCCTACCAGCAGGCCCAGCGCAAGTGGGACAACGCCGCCCTGGAGCTAAACCAGGTGCTGATGACCATCTCCCGCACCGTCTCCGAGGGCAACGACGCCATGAGCGACGTCAACCGCCGCGCCGCCGCCAGCTGGGGCTAAACGCACCCACCACACAATCCCGTCTGTCATCCCCGTCTTCCCCGTCCAAAGGGGAAGGCGGGGTTTGTGTGTAGTGGGGGAGCGTTGCCGTTGCCTAGCGGCGTTTTGGGATTTTGGGGCGAAACCACTAAAGTATTAGACCTATGTGTCTGAGCGAGACAGCCCTGCTTCGGGGCTGGACGCGGCGCCTAGTGCAGGTCTCCACCGGCCGCTGTATCTAGGGGCAGTCGAAGGACCATGGCGTTGGCCGGCAGTTCCGAGACAGACTTTCAAGGAGTCATTTTGTCTACTTTCCACCCTAAGAGCGGTGACATCACCCGCAAGTGGTACGTCATCGACGCTACTGACGTGGTGCTGGGCAAGCTCGCTTCCACCGTGGCAGACCTGCTGCGTGGCAAGCACAAGCCGCAGTTCGCACCGAACGTTGACTGTGGTGACCACGTCATCATCATCAACGCTGACAAGATCCACATCTCTTCCAACAAGCGTGACCGCGAAAAGCGCTACCGCCACTCCGGCTACCCGGGTGGTCTGAAGACCATGACCCTGGGTCAGTCTTTGGACGCAAACCCGGTTCGCGTTATCGAAGAAGCTGTCACCGGCATGATGCCGCACAACAAGCTTTCCCGTTCTTCCGCCCGCAAGCTGCACGTCTTTGCAGGCGAGGAGCACCCGTACGCCGGCCAGAAGCCGGAATCCTACGAGCTTAAGCAGGTGGCACAGTAATGACCGAGCAGAACAACATTGACAACAACGTGGCAGACGCTGCTGACATCGCAGCCGCAGCCGCCGCAACCGAAGAGTTCACCAACACCATCGGTGACGTCGTTGCTCCGGAGTCCGCCGAGGAGACCGAGGCTGCTGCCCCGGCCATCCACGAGGGCCCGATCCAGACCGTTGGTCGCCGTAAGCGCGCCATCGCTCGTGTCCGCTTGGTTGCCGGCTCCGGCGAGATCGTGGTCAACGGCCGCACCCTGGACGACTACTTCCCGAACAAGTTGCACCAGCAGGATATCCTCACTCCGCTGACCCTGCTGGACCGCGAGAACCAGTTCGACATCAAGGTCACCGTCAACGGCGGCGGCCCGACCGGCCAGGCCGGCGCTCTGCGCCTGGCTATCGCCCGCGCACTCAACGTCTACAACCCGGCTGACCGCGCCGCCCTGAAGAAGGCCGGCCTGCTCACCCGTGACGCCCGTGCCGTCGAGCGCAAGAAGGCTGGTCTGCACAAGGCACGTCGTGCCCCGCAGTACTCCAAGCGTTAATTCTTCGCTGGTACTTACACTTACGCCGCTTGGGCCCTTCCCTTTGGGGAAGCCCAAGCGGCGTTTGTGTTTTCTAGTCCCGGGGCCTTGGCCGGGGCCTAGGACACCCGGGTCCTTTGCCGGGGCCTAGGACGGCGAGGGTCTAGAAGACCGAGTCGTTCCACCAGCGGCGCTCCGGGGTACCGCAGCGGGATCCGGTCTTGTCCAGCTTGATGCCCACCACCTGGTGGAGCTGGACGATGTTGTGCTCGAAGCCCCACTGGGATCCGGCCATGTACATGCCCCACAGGCGGGCGGTCGGCAGGCCGACCAGGCTGACGGCCTCCTCCCAGTTGTCCTTGAGGTTCTCGCACCAGGCCGACAGTGTGCGCATGTAGTCGAAGCGCAGGTTTTCCTCGTGGAAGACCTCGAAGCCGTGGTCCTGCATCTTGCGGACGATGGTGCCTGAGCCGGTCAGCTCCCCGTCGGGGAAGATGTAGCGGTCGATGAAGGAACCGCGCGGGGTCTTGTGGTTGTCCGGGTAGGTGATGCAGTGGTTGACCATCACGCCGCCCTCGCGCAGCTTGCCGGACAAGAAGTCGAAGTAGTTGGCGTAGTTCTTCACGCCGATGTGCTCCATCAGGCCGATAGAGGAGATGGCGTCGAAGTTATCCTCCGTCACGTCGCGGTAGTCCATGTAGCGGATCTCGGCCAGATCCTCGAGGCCTTCCTCCAGGATCTTCTTCTGCCCCCACTCGGCCTGCTCGCGTGAGAGCGTCACGCCGATGGACTTCACGCCCCGGCGGGCGGCGTAGCGGACCATGCCGCCCCAGCCGCAGCCGAGGTCCAGGTGGCGGTCGCCTTCCTTCAGGTGCAGCTTCTCAAAGACCAGGCGGTACTTGTTGTCCTGGGCCTCGTCCAGGGATGCGTCCGGGCTGGGGTAGTAGGCGCAGGTATAGGTCATGGAATCGCCCAGGAAGAGCTCGTAGAAGTCGTTGCCCACGTCGTAGTGATCGGAGATGACGTCTGCGTCGCGTTCCTTGGAGTGCCGGGACAGGCCCTGGCGCAGCATGCGCTCGAACCGGCCGGCGCGCTCGGCCTCCGGCACCGGCTGGATCTGGATAGCGCCCATCGAGGCCAGCGAGCGCACGATCTTCAGCAGCGTGCTGGTATCCGGCCGCTCGAACTTCCGGTACATCTCGTGCAGGGCGTCGAAGATGCCGTAGGGGTGTGCCAGGTGCTCGCCCTTGACCGTGATGCCGTCGGTGATAAAGGCGCGGGCCAGGCCGACGTCGCCCGGGGCGGTGGCGATATAGGACAGGCCCTCTACGTTGTTGATGGACACGTGATACTGCGAGTCCGGGTTGCCGGTGGAAGAACCATCGAACGCGGTCCAGTAGAAGGGGTTGGCGGCAGGGACGAAGGCATCGATGATTTCGGCGACCGTCATCGGCTGAAACTTACCGGGCATGGATAGGGCTTCCTTTCGTTGGTTTAAGAGTTGTTCACGGTCTTGTCGTAGAGGGTGGGAAAACGGCCCGCCGGGTCGGCCTGTTGTTTCATCTTCTCCGGCAGGTCGCCGCCGTAGAGCTCGGCGAACTGCTCCGGAGTATAGAAGGCCTCGGAGTACAGGGACTTGTGTCCGCCCAGCTCGCTGACCTTGGCCTCGATGACTTTGTTGAAGGCGCCGGGCTCCTGTGCCGGGCTGACGTGGTCGGCCGGGACCCCGGACCAGAACCCGACGTTGATCCAGGTCGTTCCCGGCTTCAAGGGGTACAGCGGCCAGGGCGCGTCCGACTCAGCGGTAACCTCTCCGGTGCCGACTAAGTCCTCGACGCCGTCGCGCAGCCGGATGGGGCACAGCCACACCGGCTGGATATCGCTGGCGGCAAAGAACCAGGCGAGCCACTGAGCGGTCTTGTCGGCGGTGACCTCCACGTCCTGGACCACCCGCTCGGAGGCCGGCAGGCCCTTGGGCTTTTTGAGGAAGTTGTATTCCAGCTGGTACTTGCGGTCCAGGCGCACGATTTTCCAGTAGAAGGAGCTGCGGCGCCACTGGCGCGGCCAGATCTTGCGCACCGTCGGGTTCTGCGCCCCGAAAGCCCGGGAGCACCAGAACCAGTCCGTATCCCAGCGCCAGATGTAGTCGCGGATGCTCAGCAGGTCGTGGCTCGTGCCGTTAGGGTGCTGCAGGCTGCGGTAGTAGATGGCCTGGCCGGTGTAGTTCGAGGTGTGGACGGCGGCATCGCCAGCCGCGACCGCCAGCACCAGGTAGGCCTCCTGCGGGCTGAAGGCCACCCCGTCGAGGCCGTGCAGGCGGGCGCCGTCGAATTCCCCGCTGGCGGAGGCCTCGGCCAGAGCGTCCTGGAAGCTTTCCAGGTCGTGGAAGCGCACGGAGCGGACCTCGATGAGGGAGGGGACTTCCTCGAGCTCGATAGTCAGGCGGACCGCGTAGCCCAGCGAGCCGTAGGAGTTGGGGAAGGTGCGGAACAGGTCCACGTTTTCTTCCCGCGAGCAGGTCATGATCTGCCCGTTGCCGTCGAGGACGTCCATCTCCAGCACGGATTCGTGCGGCAGGCCGTTGCGGAAGGAAGTGGATTCCACCCCCATGCCGGTGACCGCTCCGCCCAGGGTGATGGTTTTCAGCTGCGGAACCACCAGCGGCGCGAGCCCGAAGGGCAGGGTCGCGTCCACCAGGTCCTCGTAGGTGCACATGCCCTGCACGTCGGCGGTCTGGGCCACCGGGTCGATAGCGATGACCCCGTCCAGGCCGCTCACGTCCAGCCCCGGGGTGGTGGACTCGCGGCCGCGGAAGAGGTTGGAGGTTTTCTTCGCCAGGCGCACCCGCTTGCCGGCGGGGACGGCCTGGAAGCTGTCCAGCAGCCGGCGCACGCCTTCTGCGTGGCGGTGCCAGCCGATGGGTTGAATGCTTTCCGCGTCGACAGTGCGGCCGGGCAACGCGCTTGCTAGCGCATTAGTAGCTCGACCGGTGACGTTAATCAGTGATTCTCTTAAGGTTCGGCCTGCGCTCATATGGGGCCATTTTAAGCGTGTCCGGGCGCGGCGCTATTCGGTGCTGGCGCGGCTACCCCACTTTAGGTGAGTGGAACGAGTGGGAATAGATCCGGTCCGTTCGCGCGAAGCATAAAGGTAGGGGCATAATGTTGGACATGACTCGACTATTTGGCACCGACGGAGTACGAGGTCTGGCCAACCAGAAGCTGACCCCCATGCTGGCACTGAAACTTGGCCAAGCGGCGGCGGAGGTTTTTACCGCCAACCGGGAATCCTACGAGCGCCGCCCGCTCGCTATCATCGGCCGCGACCCGCGCGTGTCCGGGGAGATGCTCGACGCGGCGATCGCCTCCGGGCTCGCCTCCCGCGGCGTGGACGTGCTGCGCGTGGGCGTGCTGCCGACCCCGGCGATTGCCTTCCTCACCGATGACTATGGGGCGGACCTGGGCGTGATGATTTCCGCGTCGCACAACCCCATGCCCGACAACGGCATCAAGTTCTTCTCCGCCGGCGGGCGGAAGCTGCCGGACGCGGTGGAAGACGAAATCCAGCAGACGATGGACACCCTGAGCGAGGAGGGCCCGACCGGCACCAAGCTGGGTCGCATCATCTCGGAGGCCCCCGATGCCCGCGAGCGCTACCTCAAGCACTTGGCCGAGGTCGTTACCGCCGACCTGTCGGGTATCACCGTGGTGGTGGATACCGCCAACGGCGCCGCCTCCAAGGTCGCCCCGCAGGCCTACGAGGCCGCCGGCGCGACGGTGATTCCTATCCATCACAAGCCGAACGCCTTCAACATCAACGA from Corynebacterium confusum includes these protein-coding regions:
- a CDS encoding IS1249 family transposase, with translation MRRNRPRCPVCAGQMKKNGTTSKGTTRWRCKSPNCGNSTTRTRTDLSHTRDFKAFHSYITCTATLAEVARQQGVSRWTLDRRFTPFWLIEVTNPGESHRVYDQIFIDGTYTAAGCLLVAASYDHVIAWHWAKSETAHAYTQLLNKIAEPLCVVLDGGQGAYTAIKACWPNAQIQRCVVHAQRVIRRYTTSKPRTSAGQAIYALALKLTRITTMEQAREWTLNLHDFGVVYASFLNEKTPVPKERRTLNHRWEWTHLRVRKAYNSLLHLSRKGWLFTYLQPPPHALEPGRWAATTNSLEGGVNAQLKRLADAHRGRTGERQRTMLEWYLHSKTQLPDDPLGIARQCNFGQDQLAKVNNLAEEDHNKADQETGRPAFYDNAIPTEYNHSIGIRKGPFK
- a CDS encoding helix-turn-helix domain-containing protein, which encodes MSAQDTATPTIGPRFYSLQDLNELGLGSESLLRKAIKEGRLAVHRFGSAYRVSQEDLDSYLDAARVPSPHMFDNFVDAVVDAAPKLSNEQRQQLGVK
- a CDS encoding type VII secretion-associated protein gives rise to the protein MTTAAPALLTITILDTATIFEGPETVYRYDLPGTGIVEGWALDGALEQAEKILGAHWPEASIKVCADSSATAVSAEAVSIITRQLEGREVPVVDTNEHAVSHPATEVFAPLAPAADATLTGGSHQDAPRAEPLRPKADDSAKSGWFQPFYALLAVVVLIVAGVAWFVVGRGGDANEESAGGGATDNAVAAAPAGQDAGPPAPGEAGSDGPANEPPPAPEQLNAAGLSVQLPQGFHAEESAEGDGLVTATGPDPDLRVLFAADPLYSVPADYLLEQIQEEIADDDALSHPQEHDGRLTYVEKPGDDSHVVWATWVDGDHQLSVGCHTRELPSVAQKAACRMAEESLVREG
- a CDS encoding WXG100 family type VII secretion target codes for the protein MHTTFKTEAEVMQATAGHVDSTNEEIQGELSRLHNVVEGARASWEGRAQLSFDNLMQRYNASAQQLREALSAISDNIRSNARNFDDVEAQNAQVLNNVGGAGLAL
- a CDS encoding WXG100 family type VII secretion target, whose amino-acid sequence is MTAIKYEFGAIEAAAADINSTSARINGLLDELKSIIEPMAATWEGESAAAYQQAQRKWDNAALELNQVLMTISRTVSEGNDAMSDVNRRAAASWG
- the rplM gene encoding 50S ribosomal protein L13, which gives rise to MSTFHPKSGDITRKWYVIDATDVVLGKLASTVADLLRGKHKPQFAPNVDCGDHVIIINADKIHISSNKRDREKRYRHSGYPGGLKTMTLGQSLDANPVRVIEEAVTGMMPHNKLSRSSARKLHVFAGEEHPYAGQKPESYELKQVAQ
- the rpsI gene encoding 30S ribosomal protein S9, whose translation is MTEQNNIDNNVADAADIAAAAAATEEFTNTIGDVVAPESAEETEAAAPAIHEGPIQTVGRRKRAIARVRLVAGSGEIVVNGRTLDDYFPNKLHQQDILTPLTLLDRENQFDIKVTVNGGGPTGQAGALRLAIARALNVYNPADRAALKKAGLLTRDARAVERKKAGLHKARRAPQYSKR
- a CDS encoding SAM-dependent methyltransferase, whose translation is MPGKFQPMTVAEIIDAFVPAANPFYWTAFDGSSTGNPDSQYHVSINNVEGLSYIATAPGDVGLARAFITDGITVKGEHLAHPYGIFDALHEMYRKFERPDTSTLLKIVRSLASMGAIQIQPVPEAERAGRFERMLRQGLSRHSKERDADVISDHYDVGNDFYELFLGDSMTYTCAYYPSPDASLDEAQDNKYRLVFEKLHLKEGDRHLDLGCGWGGMVRYAARRGVKSIGVTLSREQAEWGQKKILEEGLEDLAEIRYMDYRDVTEDNFDAISSIGLMEHIGVKNYANYFDFLSGKLREGGVMVNHCITYPDNHKTPRGSFIDRYIFPDGELTGSGTIVRKMQDHGFEVFHEENLRFDYMRTLSAWCENLKDNWEEAVSLVGLPTARLWGMYMAGSQWGFEHNIVQLHQVVGIKLDKTGSRCGTPERRWWNDSVF
- a CDS encoding FAD-binding oxidoreductase — encoded protein: MSAGRTLRESLINVTGRATNALASALPGRTVDAESIQPIGWHRHAEGVRRLLDSFQAVPAGKRVRLAKKTSNLFRGRESTTPGLDVSGLDGVIAIDPVAQTADVQGMCTYEDLVDATLPFGLAPLVVPQLKTITLGGAVTGMGVESTSFRNGLPHESVLEMDVLDGNGQIMTCSREENVDLFRTFPNSYGSLGYAVRLTIELEEVPSLIEVRSVRFHDLESFQDALAEASASGEFDGARLHGLDGVAFSPQEAYLVLAVAAGDAAVHTSNYTGQAIYYRSLQHPNGTSHDLLSIRDYIWRWDTDWFWCSRAFGAQNPTVRKIWPRQWRRSSFYWKIVRLDRKYQLEYNFLKKPKGLPASERVVQDVEVTADKTAQWLAWFFAASDIQPVWLCPIRLRDGVEDLVGTGEVTAESDAPWPLYPLKPGTTWINVGFWSGVPADHVSPAQEPGAFNKVIEAKVSELGGHKSLYSEAFYTPEQFAELYGGDLPEKMKQQADPAGRFPTLYDKTVNNS